A region from the Salvelinus sp. IW2-2015 linkage group LG19, ASM291031v2, whole genome shotgun sequence genome encodes:
- the zgc:153935 gene encoding uncharacterized protein CXorf38 homolog, with amino-acid sequence MVHEELSARLNDGGYKNWLKAGYCLLKLREGFHPFTDTEMRSFHGNLVTRNPGLRRPCQSGCRSKGNQLYSVCVVCTEWRTVILRHHTNPRGMVNWGNCRPPLWNQDHWELAKAYMPRGQAGVKGAELCDVSALLNLLNFCSHFNYVDQHCVREVIRCRNELMHSCEMRVCDQWMRRYQVSIQQLLQQFTHLPEVAAAGQQILEMLAVDLSVLVPGVDRVDGSVSEGXEPESISQWETDLLRERLQELLTDTDTQDTEELLRLRDFLLANRDLSDQFSSELQTITSMETQMRRGGGMREGGEKVGNEVETPE; translated from the exons ATGGTACACGAAGAGTTGAGCGCTCGTCTGAACGATGGCGGGTATAAGAACTGGCTGAAAGCGGGGTACTGCCTCCTCAAACTGCGGGAGGGGTTYCACCCTTTCACCGATACTGAGATGAGATCCTTCCACGGAAATCTAGTCACTAGGAACCCAGGTCTGCGGCGGCCGTGTCAGAGCGGGTGCAGATCCAAAGGGAATCAG ctgtactctgtgtgtgtggtgtgcacagAGTGGAGGACCGTGATCCTGAGGCACCACACAAACCCCAGGGGGATGGTGAACTGGGGGAATTGCAGACCCCCACTCTGGAACCAGGACCACTGGGAACTGGccaag GCCTACATGCCGCGGGGTCAAGCTGGGGTTAAGGGGGCGGAGCTGTGTGACGTGTCTGCACTGCTCAACCTCCTCAACTTCTGCTCCCACTTCAACTACGTAGACCAGCACTGTGTCAGAGAG GTTATCAGGTGTAGGAACGAGCTGATGCACTCTTGTGAGATGCGAGTGTGTGACCAGTGGATGAGGCGCTACCAGGTCAGCATACAGCAGCTCCTACAGCAATTCACACACCTACCAGAAGTGGCAGCAGCCGGACAACAGATActagag ATGCTGGCTGTTGATTTGTCGGTGTTAGTTCCTGGTGTGGACCGAGTGGACGGTTCCGTGTCGGAGGGGTTSGAGCCTGAGTCTATCAGCCAATGGGAAACGGACTTGCTGAGAGAGAGGCTGCAGGAGCTGCttactgacacagacacacag GACACTGAGGAGTTGCTGAGACTGAGGGATTTCCTCCTGGCCAACAGAGACTTGAGTGACCAGTTCTCCTCTGAACTCCAGACCATCACATCAATGGAGACACAgatgagaaggggaggagggatgagagaagggggagagaaagtaGGGAATGAAGTGGAGACACCTGAGTAA